In Mytilus trossulus isolate FHL-02 chromosome 6, PNRI_Mtr1.1.1.hap1, whole genome shotgun sequence, a single window of DNA contains:
- the LOC134720642 gene encoding uncharacterized protein LOC134720642, producing MKYLFSTVVLSSILCSVFAARPEIVGDILPELKKLGQTAYLNCSVINLQSPAQLQWIRKTLPSGEPLHISSDETIRIDEIVKGQKKYDVVKYGNTNRLMYQLIIRSLTETDAGNYTCQIYLPNQNYDEWPQKFGVLTVKRHC from the exons atgaaatatttgttctcTACCGTCGTTCTGTCATCTATACTTTGTTCAG TGTTTGCTGCAAGACCAGAAATAGTGGGTGATATTTTACCAGAGTTGAAAAAACTGGGTCAAACAGCATACCTGAATTGTTCCGTTATAAATTTACAGTCTCCAGCACAG TTACAATGGATTAGAAAGACCCTACCATCTGGAGAACCTTTGCATATTTCCTCCGATGAAACTATTCGTATTGATGAAATTGTTAAAGGA caaaagaaatatgatGTGGTGAAATACGGAAATACCAATCGTTTAATGTACCAACTGATTATTCGATCATTAACGGAGACAGATGCAGGAAATTATACCTGTCAGATCTATCTACCAAATCAGAATTACGATGAATGGCCACAAAAGTTTGGTGTTTTAACTGTGAAAA GACACTGTTGA